The Benincasa hispida cultivar B227 chromosome 11, ASM972705v1, whole genome shotgun sequence genome has a segment encoding these proteins:
- the LOC120090708 gene encoding uncharacterized protein LOC120090708, with protein sequence MEYEVYKMVKQCNMNLAQADEERLLELQELEKLRREAYKNSRTYKEKAKLVHDGLVRKDFRVGQKKFLFNSCLQLMLGKLKSKGLRPFEVVNVFPYGAVEIRSLDIGKEFKVNRHRLKIFNEGEVNLAHLGLVLTLTSYT encoded by the coding sequence atggagtacgaGGTTTACAAGATGGTCAAACAGTGTAATATGAATTTAGCCCAAGCTGATGAAGAAAGGCTCCTTGAACTTCAAGAATTGGAAAAGTTGAGACGTGAAGCCTACAAGAACTCTAGAACCTACAAGGAGAAAGCCAAACTAGTTCATGACGGTCTCGTAAGGAAAGACTTTAGGGTTGgtcaaaaaaaatttcttttcaatTCATGCCTCCAACTCATGCTAGGTAAGCTTAAATCCAAGGGGCTTAGACCATTTGAAGTTGTTAATGTTTTTCCCTATGGTGCAGTGGAGATTAGAAGCTTGGACATAGGAAAAGAATTCAAGGTGAATAGGCACCGTCTCAAAATCTTTAATGAAGGGGAAGTGAACCTTGCTCACTTGGGCCTGGTTTTGACTTTAACCTCGTACACTTGA